Genomic segment of Glandiceps talaboti chromosome 17, keGlaTala1.1, whole genome shotgun sequence:
CAGCTTCAATCAATCGTCTGAAAGTAAAACGtggaatgttgttgttaaattaAAATGGtacaaaaattgtttgcattCATGTACAATTTTTACAAACAACATAACATCACTTTACTAGAATTCTTGACTGATCGGTCGTAAGAGAAATAGTTCATTAAAATTCAGGAATTAATGCAAATCCGATTCCCTGAAGTCTAGGTAATTAAATCTAGGCTAGAACTACATTAATATTTCACTATGCACAAGATTTAATCTTTTTTATTGTACATAAAACACCACAGTAAACGAATCAAATCGTCAGTTTACAAACCTGGCAGCTGCTATTCATTCATCCATATTTCTGTGTTGGTCATGAGTACTGTAGTGCGCCCCCAACGCCCAACCATCTTTAGGATGAGACTCCAGCACATAGATGTACAAGAAATCGACTCTGTCTTTATATTCCTGGTGCAGCTTATGCAGAGAGCCACTGTGAACAATGGCCTGAAGTCAAGAAGAAAAATTGGAAGGAAAAGCATTGGTAGAATTAAATTAGTATAttacataaattaatatatatatataagcttacatatataaatatatatatgtgtgtgtgtgtgtgtgtgtgtgtgtgtgtgtgtgtgtgtgtgtgtgtgtgtgtgtgtgcgtgcgtgatATTTATACAGTAACCAGCACTAGCagcaaataaccaaagatatattttctaaaaattggtttaaaaaattatctggtaattagtggtcaatattatctgtagtaGTATACTGGCAAGCTtgattttgaatctgtcaccatgttaaattGTACTGGTGTAAGGGATTCTTACTTCTCAAGATTGTGCACTGTATGATCTAATGCACAATCAGAGGCAAATTAGTATCCATATAGGTAGATTACACCAATTCACATTCTCAGTTTGTGGGTTGTAACTTGCTCAACTTCACTGTTGGTCAGTATGCTCTAGTCTTACCCTCAACGGTGGTCAGGATATTGACCCGGATATTATCACCAGAGGGCGCTCTTTATGTACGTGCAGACGAGAGAGTAGAATTTCCTCCTTTGTTTCCATCGAGACTAAGTTGACATTAGGTCTTGTATCACCAATTTTCAAGTCACCAATCCAGCATTTTGAACCATGAGATGCCATGTATGCTAGCAATCCAAGCACCTGAATCGAGAACACGAAAATTACATAGATCTCAATCTCAAGTTCAAGTTGTTTTGCATGTAATAAAGCCACATTATGAAATACTTTGGTTTAGCTAAAACATCTGAAATAAGCAAGGTGATTCAAGATATAACTTGTCATCTTTGCTATTGTAGATGTGTACCCATAGTAGTGTGTCTGTGATGACTTACCTCATTGTCGTTGCTATAGTAACGGCGTACAAGTGACGTCAATCTCTCGGTTAATAGGTTTGGGTCAATACCATTTTCCTTCAAAACTTGCTTTGCTAAATCCTGCCAAACTTCTGTGAGTTTAACAATCAACTTGGACGCGTCAGTTTTGAAAGGATGGAGTTTTTGATTGTATATTCGGACTGTTTCTTCGTCGAACATCAACTCTTCATACCTTTTGAGTATTTTAATAACGAGTTCTCTGTCTTCCATAAAGGACGCCATCTACGGGTCAACGAGACGAGGAATTGATGaagctgatatatatatatatatatatatatatatactctaaATACCAGCATTTACTGGAAAATATTCAAGTCACAAGAAACACATAAAGGCTAGTCGACATGTAGTATGATTTGACATAAATGGACATTCCTTAGGTAAAATGAGCAAATTTACCAAACGACGGACCTAAAGAGAAACTGAGGGAGTGGGGGCGTGAAAATCCTAATGGAGGCTATGAATTATTTGGATGTTATACATCTCACGTTCACGTTCTCGCACAAATAGATTTAAGCACAGTTTTGTATCAAGGTCAATCCATCTATTGAATCAGTAGCAGCCTGacgtgtgtttatgtatatgtatgtaggtaaaGTAAGATGAATTAGTCTCTGTGTGTTCTTCCCTTTCCCCCTGCCAATGTACAtcgaatttcatgtaaatttagcatgacaataaagtatataataatataataataaaagatattatacattacattaaattCATCTAACCTAAAGTAAACTTTcgtataaatattattttgttagttttgttaactattattataTAACTCTCTAgttgatatatttactagtttgttttaacACCAAACACTTATAGCAGACAATCCAATGACGAAATGTAGTTTGCGTaacggatgcaataaagattctattctattctgttctgtagGTATAAAACGCGGTTCAAAGGTCAATCAAATTCATCTCAGTTCATTCCATGTAATTTAACTTATGATAACAAGTAAAGTGTGAAGTCAACAGTTGCAGAGTAGTCCAATGTGTGTACTGTCTAacctcattctcgcaaaccatagttattatttctaccactacatttcgaaattaAAGGCCGTAAagcaggccgtggtttgcgacgatatCTAACCTGTTCTTGAAAGAGTTTATGAAAACGGAGGCTAATAATGGGCCAAGGTCAACATCATAGTGGTAAGCAATCAAAGATGGCGGGGCCTACAGTAGGGCATTCAAAAGCACAAGAAGAAGACCACGGCGGTGGGAGAGCTGAATCGCAAATGCAAGCTCTTCTGTCATGAATTTTCAGACCCCTGTGACAGATTAGTAGAATGTGAAAGATGCTAAATAGATTCTATGCTAAGGATATAGTGACGACCCATAAAGGCAATGAAAACACTAAGGGATAAcgcatttgatttcggggggggggggctggaggaTTTGGACccaacaacatttttttctcaACCACCatgacatcaattttttttgccAAGTAGAGGTACAGTTTTCTTTTTAGATATATACTTGACATGTGTAGTTAGTATCTGCACTTGCAGCACAACAACAGAAATGTAGCTAATACCTTTTTATCGAAAATCCTccagatccccccccccccgaaatcaaatggtgtaCCCTTAAGGAAAACATGATATTTTACTCATGGTTTGAACCAAAataaacctcaggagcggtcgtttgCAAACGTTCTCGAGGTGGGTGACTGCCATGAAAATCTTGGATTAATCCAACATGAGCCCTGACACTATGCTTACCACGATATAATACAATTcaatgaaatataaacattgctatCTAGCACCTACTATCCATCAAATATGGCCATTGGCCATGGTTCAATATATACGATGGCGTCACAGGCAAGCTGGTGCGACGGGATAAAAACTGAACTATAGAAATACTGATACAACTTGTACTCACCGTCTAAACCAACAACACCGTATCGACGACGTTTTTAACGTATTTTGTCCACAGAACGACTTGTCTGCATCTGATTTACACATGCGGCATCGCAGATAAGCGGCAAGGTAACGACCGGGGTGGGTGGTAGTGCAGTGACTGGGTAAGACTACTCTGAGCTAATTTgcaaattatttcattgttgAACTTGAGGGCGCTCACACTTAGAGAGATAGTGAACTTGGGGAATGAGAAAAGATtacgggaggggggggggcacaaacacaggcatttgtttcccgagttatgtttcagaatatttctatcagaatacaataaaatgtcgataatatcgttaatattgacgtatttagccaactatatatgaaaggggtaaaattacacttgtttctgtgatcgcgcaggttcactcactgcgaaagAAGACTTCGCAGCTTCAGGAGCGATCGTTTACCGAGTCATTTGCAACCTTTCTAGGGTGGGTGACTGCCACGAAATTCTCGGTAACACCCCTGACGACTGCTGCCAAGACGTCggcgaaaatttgggattcgctTCCAAGAAACTATTTTACCTCTATGACTAGAAATTATATTACTGAGTACTTTtatatactttaaaaaaaattgtttaaccAACTGATCCATCATTCTTAAAGTGTGAAGACAGTGAGGAAGATAGACTTAAGTAAGGCCGCCTTAACCATATACACAACATTAGAGAGTtggttatttagcttgaattgacgtTCGCCAGATCTAGACTCA
This window contains:
- the LOC144448181 gene encoding thyroxine 5-deiodinase-like; translated protein: MASFMEDRELVIKILKRYEELMFDEETVRIYNQKLHPFKTDASKLIVKLTEVWQDLAKQVLKENGIDPNLLTERLTSLVRRYYSNDNEVLGLLAYMASHGSKCWIGDLKIGDTRPNVNLVSMETKEEILLSRLHAIVHSGSLHKLHQEYKDRVDFLYIYVLESHPKDGWARLIEADSQYQTFTSNVEDEVKVRMVVDTMENVFAQTYAGQPDRAFIIEDDKMAFIGDFIKLQAESPEILMTDALWEWLENRFARK